The genomic stretch ATTGGCTTTCGCACATTGCCTACAGTATGTTGCGTAACATCAACAGGATTACAGAGCagctacagaaacaaacaaactgacacTGTCTGcagtctttcttcttctccctctctgttggCCAGCTTGCTACACTTATCCTTTTTCCTCAGTTgacaacatttaactttttttagtGATGtcacattaaataaatctttgCTGTCCAAGAGAGATGTGGATTCAGAAACTTCCTGATATGACccttgacccccccccccccccaggtctAGCTAAGTGGCCTAACAGTTGATTTAGTGTAATAGCACTGAGGTCTGTGAACATCAGGCCACCTGTAAGCTGCTCAGTGGGTATTGTGTCGGGTTTGGTTGCATTCTCCTGAGCTCAGGAGGGATCACAGCTACTCACACAGCCATAGTGCAACGTGTTTTCAAGCCTGCAACTTTTGACACATATAAACATAAAGTGTTTTTGCTTCGAGTCGCTGTTTTTTATACTGGTTTTACTGTATAATTCAAAAAATGGTGTTTTCAAATAGGACTTGAATAACCTAACATTTTGAGACACAAAAGATTCCAAGATATTTGGTAAGAAATAAGAGTGGTAAGAATTTTCTAATTTTCTTAAAACACCACAGCAGTCGTGAAAAATTCTTTGACAAACAGTGGATGTACATGGAAGAACATGgaagaaatgaataaaaacaaatgcaaattgTAGAAATCCTGGTTAGACATATGCAGTGTTTATCCTCCTCTCCTTATTATTTAATTGTGTCTGTCCATTCAATGCAAACCATCGCTCATACATGCAGGCCTTCTGTCACATGTATTCTCGTTCTCTCTCCTTCAAGCCTCCTTTACTGCAGCCAGCTGGCTTTCTCCGCTTCACACTCTCCtcactctcttctcctctctctctttagcaggcatcagactgcaggacaggCTGAAACTCTCCGGCCAGGCAGATTTCCTCTTGTTTCTGACGGACGATGCGCTGCATGGCAGGAGGCAGACCACGGGGGTTCCTGGAGAAGATGACGGCGTAGCCGTCCTTGCAGCTTCCGTCTTCCTTCAGAGTGCGGCAGGCATAGGTGATGGCATAGTTGTCGTAGTCGGTGTCGATCACCCAGTAGTTGTCATCTGGTTAGGCAGAAAGTGAACAGTTAGTTACTGTGGAGAGGATTGAGAAGATTTAAGAGGATTGCAAGTGAATTGGTGCACATCTGACCTCCACTGGACAGGTAGCTTGCCAGTCCCTGGTATTTCATGTACATCTTGCCAGGGGTGGCAGGGTCGGGGACAGTGTACTGGGCAGCCATGTCAGCACACACAACCCAGAAGCTGCAGCATGACAACCCAAATACACGTtagcattaaaacaaaacaaaaattctTCAGTTCAATTTTTGTGGCTGTTTCAGATTATCTCAATTCACTGCGAAGTGGAcacaaaagttgaaaaacaAAGCTGAGTAGTTATTTCTGGCAGACCAGACTTTGTGTCCAAGGATATGAATTTCTCCCCATGTTGTTATTCTTGTGGCCTATACAGTGGTCTGTTTACAGATAATGCAAATGAATTCTGGATCAAAGCTGCATGTCAAACAACTGCATGAAACAAAGCTCATTCCAGGGTTTCCTCATGAAACTTTAGACACTGAGTAACACTAAAGGAAGCTGAGGCTATAGtgcactgtttctgtttctcttttttaaatttacaacaCTGTCTTGAGAGAAAATAACATATTACaagtgaagaaaaagaaaataaaaccagaaTTATTGAGAAATTGGACATTATCGATTACAACCATCTTCCTGTTCCCACGGAATCCATATAAAAGACACTGAAAAACAACCGTCTTTATTATGTAACTTCTAACTCGCAAAcctcaaatattttcatttacaaCTTAATCTGCATGCAGATGATATACACCGTTATGAAAATGAGGCCTAAGTAACTTTAAGGCCGTGTCATGAGCACTTAAATCAGATGAAGttcttaaatgtgtttgtgaaacaCCTAAACCCACATTCCTGTGTGAAAACCCACTACTCCAACCTGCATTTCTTCCTAATCCTCCATAATACAGGGAAAACTCAATTTGTAGCAAATGCTGTTAAGAATGTGCTTCTAGAAAATTATATCTGTTTCCAGTTAAACTCTTCAAGGGTCTTGGTTGTGATTCTTGACCAGGATCCTGCATGTCATCTTCCCTAAATGCTGACTGCTGCTAATCCCTCCAGGTCTCAGTGTCAAGAAGGTCTCTGTGATAAACTGACCCTTTGACCTAATAAGGGCGGCATTTAAGATGACGATAACATCCTGGTTTTGCTTTTGATATATTTACTCACCCAAACAGATTGACACGTCCTTTGGTCAAGGCGACCATGGAGCCGTCGTCATCGATGGTGTACTCGGATGAGATGTTGTCCTGCAGGAAGAGGCCTTCTGGATCTTTCTTCTGCAGTCCGTACCACTTTCCTGTATACTgccacaaaaagaaagaaattctTATTGTAATTGATAATTACAATTACAATtattacaattattattattattattattattaataataataataataattataataataataataataattaataacaatTATTGTAATAGATTTCTTTTGCGATGCATTTATggagttctttttttaactcaccCTACTGGGTTCGAAGTCCTTCTTGACTGTGAAGCTGTCAACAACACAGGAGGCAGAAAAACTGCGCTCCACACAGGACAGAATGACCAGCAGCAGGGCCAGCTTAGAGGATCCCATTCTACcatcaacatgaaaaaaaatgtattagacCAAGACGCAGACTTtgtgttatttcttttttagtatttaaaaaaagtatgggACTAACGTAGCATTACAATACTCCCAACAATCCCTTATCCTATAGAAATGTATGAACAACATATtataatgtttgattttttgtaaaataaacaagGTGCACAGTGTAACAGCCAATCATATGCTGGACAAACAGAGTAAAGCCTAAAAATGCAgttctatgttaaaatgtcttgcAGAAAATGACAGAGCTGACTGAACAGAaagtttctgtctctccctgaaCATAAACTCGTATATTCTGCTGCTTACTTCTTTAAAGGAATCTTCAAATATGTCACCACTTGTATAAAAGAAGCATTAGTGTCTTACCTGTTTAAGATCAGAAATGTGACTGTGGTTGTTACTCGACAACTGCTTGTCTTGGTGATCCACCAGAATGGGTTCTGCATCCGTGACAGCCTTTATATACACTCTCCTCAGACAAGCTTACCACTAATTTTCATTGTTTGGAACTAAATAAGGTGCTTAAATCTAGAGGTAATCCTGTTGGGTTGAAATCCTTACTGTAATCTGGCTTCTGCGTTCAAACCTACCCAAGAGTTACAATCAAAACAATTAGACCTTTGTGTAACTGACTGGGAACACAATGAAACACATGTTTAGATGGTAGTGATTTAACTGAATTTCAAAGCATGGAAAGCTTATGCAAACAATAAATGGGGTATATGATTtaaattttcagtttttaacttGTAGGAAACAGCAAGACAGATCTTGAGGGGGCACATTGAAAATCTGGTATTTCTATTCTTTTAGCATGACATTacatgagacaaaaaaaacaacaactgggaTGCACTGTCTTCATGTCCTCTTTATAACATATCAGGTAGCTACAGCCACTGTTTACCTCTGCTCCCTGATGTCTGGCTATGTTGAGTAAACCATCTGAGCAAATACTCAGATAATAGGATAAACAGGGAAATATTTGGTATGGGAAAGTATCTAAATTGCAAATGTCAACATAAAGGAGGCAGTGTTGTATTAGTAAACTTTATGATATTCACTTCACCAAGTGTCACAGTTTTGAAAAGGCCAGGAGAGAGAaattctttgtctgtttttgcaGATTATAGTGTTGTCATTTTGGGATTCATAGCAAAAATTGAGAGAAGGTTGTACCAAAAGAGAGTTTCATATTGAAGACAGGTAGGCAAATATCAAAAATCAGTCTGCCTGATTAAACCTTTAGCCTGTGCAGGTTCAACAAGCATCAAGGGCGACAGTACAATATCTAAATGTAATCTGTAAATTAAAACCTCATTATATTGTTAaatcatatactgtatattatgaTAGTATGTTTATAAATGAGTTTATCACAAAAATGGTGAGATTGTGATGTTATCAAACTAGCAAGCTGGCCTTAAAGTGTGATTCCCTTTAACTTTACATCTATGAATGCAGATATTCACgtacagcagaaacacacaaacacctctctCTGCTGCGAACTTGTGACCTCTCATTACCTGGATTAACCCCAGTCACATGAGTCTACTGCTTGCATAATATacccttttaaatgttttttttttcctttagtttCAGTCATTGAAACTGTTGCTGTTGCTTTCAAGCACACATAAAAGTATATAATTGCTGACTTATCCAACTGCTGTTAGTAAACACGTCTCGTCAGTGAAGATAAAGACAGACAAGCCAATTAAGGatctagaatagaatttaaaatccttcttctcaccaACAAAGCTCTAAATGTTCAGGCAGCATCACATCTTAATGGGCTCAAAGTGCACGTTTAACCCTTTGGAACATTGTGTTGCACACTGCAGGTACCTAAAGGTTACAAGAATAGTACCCAGCTAGTActttggaatcatctaccagtTTGGTTCGGGGAAACAACAACTGTATCTACTTTTAACAGTGGGACATTTCCTTTATAATAAAACTCATGGTCATGGCTGCCTCATGCTTGAGTTGAACAGGCACGTGGTTATCCTGCTATAGGCTCACACTGCTTGGAGACTATACACCTAAACTTCagtcctctgctcctcctctgtctccatctgtaTTCAATCATGTCTGCTTAATATGTGTCACTTACTATGTGTCTTTCAGGAAGTTTTTGTGCTTTATTGTCTGTTAGTAATTGTGGGTTTttgtccatctctctctctctgtctctctctctctctctcacacacacacacacacacactctctctctctctctctcaattcaatTTATACATATCAATTCAAATGTCTTTATTAGCATGGAAAACATTAACACTTACATTAACTTAACATTAACATTGCTAAACCTTAAGTCAAAATAGAACACAAAATTACGTACAATTAAAGAATACCaaagattaaatatttaattaacagagctgtgcaggtttatgttgttttttttgttttttttaaatataagaaggaaaataaataaataatattttcatttagctttttaaaatatttacagatgACTACAGATTacttacagaaatataaaataaaattataaatatttaaagagaaaaggtgtacagctctgtggtgtgtgtacgtttattatttacagatggAATTAGTGGagggatctctctctctctgtctctctcataaattaaatgtaagGGGCTTTATTGGCTTTGGAAACTTACATTAAAATTGCCAAGgcaagtgtgaaaaataaaacaccagcTCAAGTACATCAACATGATTTAGATTAAGAAGATAGAAGGAAATGTGTAAACTAAGTTGTGCAAGTGATTGCAGCCTTACAATCACTCATAAACTTTAACTTATAAAGACAAATGGAAATTTGTAAGTTTGCTCTGTTTAAGAAGATGCTGTAAAGGATTAAAAAGTGTGTAGCCTAGGCCTTCATAATTCATATAAATGCGTATTGTCTtaagctaaaataaaaaaggctatCAAAAAGTTAACAGTGGATTACAAGGTTTGAAAAATTGcataaatacatgttaaaagtCTAAATAGCGAATAGGGTACCCCGTGCACAGCCTAAACACGTTCTCAGGTGCACTCGGTTGCAGGATCATACCAcgaaaaatgaatcaaatgtccgtggcacactgaaaataactttacttttCATTCTGAGCGAACAATGTGCTTCGCCTGTAGCGTCCTCGGGTTCGTgcgtaaagttattttcagtgtgcaactgtcttttgatttattttatatgttAAAAGTCACCTGGACAATGGAAAAGTTCATCTAATGATGGAAATACAGTTCATTGCTAAAAGAACAAGTTAATTGAGTTAAAAGGAGAGCCCAATATATTTTGTATATGTTTCTGTCTAAAGCCACATTTCAGTGCTCTACAATATTATCGTGATACTCAATAAGGTCACAAGAGGGTACATAGCAGAATAATCCTGCAGCCGAGCTGAACCTAAGTCTAACTTTGTTGcctctttgtatttacatgCATACAGGTGGGTTTATTGTCCTCTAACATGCACTGACACCAGTATAATGATTAAGAGTGTTGTGAATTTTGTCAGTAAAGTATAATGTTCGAAgtcaagtatttttacatttatgtctGAAAAATAGAGATGTTAAGCCGTACACTAGCATGCTAGAATAGCGCACCTGTTGCTTGTAACTAGTAACATTACGGAGCACGTGGACATGCTGAGACACACTGaagggttttgttttgtttttctaatgaTTCAGAAGTCATAAAGATAActaatgtaaacatttcatgttctgtttaatgtgtgGATGTTTCTTATAGACTTAAGAAGAGACATTAgttatgtgtgaatgtgtgatacTTGAGACTGAGTAATTCAGGTAAGAAAAGACAACAGCTACTCGGGGCAACATTGTCTCAGGGAAAAGATGTATgtttaatatgtgtgttttatattaaagatgtatgtttaatatgtgtgttttatattaaagatgtatgtttaaaatgtgtgttttatattaaaGATGTATGTTTAATATGTAAAGGAAACTGAAGAGTATACATTAACAGACTTTTATGGTTATTTACTCTACTTCAGGGAAACATTTACATTGTATTAGGTGAAGATATTGTTATGTGAAAACTAGAAGTTACTGGATTCAACTTGTGTATTTCAATATCTCAAGAAGTCATTGTTAAATGAATATGTTATGAGCAGAATAAATCCTGCAGGCGAGCTGAACGCAAGCCTAattttgttgtctctttgtatttacatacagAACTATTCAGGGTTTAGAAACAC from Labrus bergylta chromosome 17, fLabBer1.1, whole genome shotgun sequence encodes the following:
- the LOC109981222 gene encoding purpurin, which gives rise to MQNPFWWITKTSSCRVTTTVTFLILNRMGSSKLALLLVILSCVERSFSASCVVDSFTVKKDFEPSRYTGKWYGLQKKDPEGLFLQDNISSEYTIDDDGSMVALTKGRVNLFGFWVVCADMAAQYTVPDPATPGKMYMKYQGLASYLSSGDDNYWVIDTDYDNYAITYACRTLKEDGSCKDGYAVIFSRNPRGLPPAMQRIVRQKQEEICLAGEFQPVLQSDAC